The Chelonia mydas isolate rCheMyd1 chromosome 1, rCheMyd1.pri.v2, whole genome shotgun sequence nucleotide sequence TTAAGTTATTTTGTACTGACTGAACCTTGGCTTAGATTTGTtagttcttaaaaaaagaaccaCAGAAATTAGAGACTTCCCTCACTGTAGTAGCTCTGCCAAGAACAGCTCTATAGAATTCTCTCTAGAGACTCTCAGTGATACTTTGAGTATTGGTCAGAAGTTGTGACTTAATCTACTAAGCAAACTATGAGCTAAATTGCTATATCGTCAAAGGGCTTAGCCTGAATCATTCGATTAGTTTGAATCTTTTCTGTCAAGTATGTAATGTTACACTTCTGTACAGATTTCTATTCTCTGTTCACTAAAGAGTACTGCTTTGTACACAATACTATCCTGTTCAGTGCAGACTTTCAGTTGTTTACCTTATCAACAGTCCCAGAGAAGATAACGTGGGCACACAGGGGATTCTGGGGATCATACCCTTTCTTCTTGCAGTAAGGAGTCTGTGCCAAAGACACTGTTAGGGAGGCATTTGCATCCACCTGAAATACAAGCAGTAACGTAATTGGCAAAGCTGTCCCAAAACAATGCATTACATAACTAAGTTTGTTAAAATAAACTGATTGCAGGGTTGTCAATTTCCCAGGAAATGCCAGGTGCTGGTGAATACCAGCCTAAACCCGGTTTAAAATAATTGCATTAGTGTCCAGCAAGTTCAGAATGCATCTTTTCAAACTATGGATATATCCATTCAAAACTGAGGAATGGACTCAGTCTATCCACTACATCAAAGCTGGTCTTCTGCTAcagagggcgggaggggcagccctgagtcctccggcccagagccacctgcacaccccctgcaccaaacaggagctcccccaggtaagtgctctgcacctcctgcctgccccagccctgagcttcctcctgcacccccaccctgagcgccctcccacaccctaactccctctcagaccccacaccccaccctgagcacccgctgtatcacaaagtgttaaaccaacattttaaaaaataataaagcatattcaatcacattgctctcactacaaatattaataacttttttttagtgagagcaaaaaggttttttgtaccggtaaaattaaaatttttgaaaatattgtttatttcatctttatctcgtcttttaatttctatttttgtgtatgttttacaatttacataatatattagtacagtagtacatgtatataatttatacataaatatacatatattgggggTGCATGCTCAAAAATTTTTTTACTGGTAGGGGTGCGcaatcaaaaaagtttggagactaCTGCCCTAGATAGATGGCCTCTGAATAGGTCTGAAAGACCACACAgtttagaacaggggtctcaaacacatggccaAATGGGGCCCGCGGGGTTCTTTCGTGTGGCCCACCAAGCTCCCGCGCGCCCCTCTGCCTACCCCGTGGTGCCACGAGCCCCGCACCGCTCCCTGAAGCGGCTGGAACCATGCCCCTGCGGccctggggaggaaggaagagggcTGCATGCGTAACTCTTGCTTCCAggcacctcccattggccgggaatggggaaccgcggccaatgggagcttcaggggaggtacctggaggagcagcaaaagcagcacacagagccgtgtgccccctcccccacccccagggacatggttctggctgcttcctggagcggagcagagcagtgTGGGGCAAGGACAGGCAGACAGcaagcctgccctggccccggtgcatgccgctgccaccctggagctgctctaggtaagtggcgccaggccagagcccacaccccgaaccccttctgcaccccgcatcccaactccctgccctgagccccctgcctcacccggcacccctgctgcaccccaaccccctacccggagccccctgccgcaccctgcaccccgatcccctgctgcaccccacacccctgccctgagccccctgctgtacCCTGCAtgcctcctgcacctcaactccctgccctgagcccccgccacaccctctgctccctctgggggcagggagggggcggaattggggtggggacttcggggaaggggtggagtgggggaggggccaggagcagcaagcgtggggtgtcagtgatgcagccattgggccaatgcactagtcctcatgtggccctcgtggtcatttgagtttgagacccctggtttagaaGGTTCTAACAGGAAAATTTGTCTAACGTACAATTGGAGGCCTCAAAAAATGGGCCTTATTAACACCTGAATTTAATGTATGATCTATATATTCTCAACTCCATTAACGTTTGAAGCtagttttaaaaatccagtttaagTTAGGAGTGTAAAAATCTATTTGAAAGCAACTtcaactgtttaaaataaaaagcactcaACTCCATTCTGGAAGCACAAACATATCTGGAAGACTTACTacctagtttaaaaaacaaaaatcccttttCGCCTAAAAATAAGCATGACAAGCGTCTGTCCAAGAATAAGTTAGAAAGGCCCAAAAGCTGATATGATGAGAATGCCTTAACTATAACTTgtcacatttaaaaagaaaaggagtacttgtggcaccttagagactaacaaatttatttgagcataagtgagctgtagctcacgaaagcttatgctcaaataaatgtgttagtctctaaggtgccacaagtactccttttctttttgcgaatacagactaacatggctgctactctgaaacttgtcacacTTAGTAGTTGTCAACACATGCAtggagattttttaaattttacaaaaattaatttgttGAAAACATCAAGAAATTTACATAGAAGGTTTTGTAGTAAGAATCCAGACTAGGAAAATCAGTTTCTTCCAAAGCCAGATATGGAGGAGGTAAAAGTCAGTATGCATTTAAGGTACAGGTTATGGGGCCTGACCACATTACCTACATGGATACAAATTCCTGGTATAGATATGTTGCATCTGAAACCAAGACACACTGCAATAATGCAAGCCCTGCTTTAAAATGGAGCAGTGCATCTATATCAGTGCAAAGGCCTCCTAGCGTAGTCAGGCCCTAAGTGTTTGTCAGGAAACAAACAATTCAACCAATGTTATCCCTCCAAAGTGGGGCCAGAGGGGGAATACAGTACTTCAGAGAACTGCATTCCCATCATGGAGTGAACAGTCACATGAACTTCTtcattttcaatatttaaaagaccataacaccctccccccagtgtTGTAGTCAAATCACACGCGTAGCCCCTTACACCCATGCAAAGCCCTACTGGTCAATGGGGTTCCACACAGGGACAAGAGTTCGTCAATGCAGATCCAATGGTGGAGGACTCATGTTTGTTTACAAGTCTGTTTAACCAATAATAGAAGATAAACCTCATTCCTCTCAGTTTGGTTTCAGTTTACCAGGTTAGCAGTaatggacttcagaaaagggcaaaatttAAATAAGTTCTGGTCCTCTAACTGATAAAGTAGAAATTATTAAGGCTTCTATCTCCTGAGGACAAGCTTCATATCTAAATTAGCTCCCAAATGAATTTAGTTTTGTAACTGCAAAGATCTGTAGAGCTTTTAGCTAGGCAGAGAAGGAAGGATATTTGCACAAACTTTATGTAGGTCTGCATAAGTTTCCAACTTTCTTGTGCATTTCTTTGATTTCAGAATCTGAAGTCTCCTTTCAAAACACTAGATTATTTATATAATTTGACATTATATTTCACACCTTCCCCTCAAAACACAACTAAGAGTTCAATGTGCATCTGGGAAATTCCATTAGAATAGCTTATTTCAGCAAAAAAATTTAAGCGACCTAAGCATTATACAAGTTCCCACTGCATTTATGGAACTACAGCCACCACGAGACTATGACAGTGCAAATGCTCAAGTTGATCAACTCCAAAAAAAGCTGAATCATAGTTATTTGGTGTTATCTGCTGGCACAGGTCTCTATGTGATGGTGAACCAAACAGTTGACCTCTGTGCTGCAACAGCAGAATATAGATAAGAGAATACATCATCTGTGGGGGAGCTTTCTGATTGGAAAGAGCCTACTGAAACAGTAAAATCTATAACAGTGTCAAAACAGTTAGGCAGGGGTCATAAAATGCAGTGTTTGATCAAACCTCCATATTTCTTAAAACAAATAGTTTCATACATGAAATATtacaaatagaaattaaaagggaaaaatggtAACTACAAAGCATTCAGACCAACCAGGTGAGGACTACAGACAGATAATTCAAGAGGCAAATTGACATTAGTTATATAGGCAAAGGCTAAAACAAAACTTCATGAGTGTTTTGCCCACGTTTTAGTTTTCTTTACAAGGAAAACAGGAGTgaagagagggggaaatcatGTATTGGATTCTCCTCCAAATCTGTGTTTTTTAGACTGCACTCTTCAGCAGGGACTTGAGTGTGTGCAGACATGTAAAAATAAGTAGCACCATCCTGGGTATTACATAGTTTAATGATTTCTTTAAACAATACCATCACTATTGGTTCCTCATTCTTGGATCTCATGCCCCCAGTGGGAATCATGACACACTTCTActacttttaaaattctttacagAAAACAGTAGCAGTGACTAGTGCTCAAAACCTCTCCCGTCCCCTCCACTACTGCATTGTATATACCAGGGCTTTGGAGtagagcctggagctggagcgcggagcagctccggagcagtggagctgcaggtttttgcctggagctgaagtggagccagagcacagctccaaagccctggtacATACAACCAACTGCTGCTATCGCCTTAAGCACACTAAATCAGTCTAGTTAGTTCATTCTTCACCAAGCCAAGAAAAGAAGTTTGGCAGGAGCTGGTTAGGGACTTTCAGTGGTTGCTGCTTTGACTCTTTGTCTCAGTCTGCTCTCATATGCCTTTTGTTTCAGCTGTAAATGAATTTAGTAAGTATTTGGGTCTGAGCATCTCTGAAGCTCTTcaggcacatctacactgcaaaagacTCTGAATCAGCAAATCTCAGATCCCATGCCAACTCACTTGGACTCATGgaacagggctaaaaatagcagtgtatatGTTCCCGTTCGGGCTCTCAAACccagtcagagcccaggctccagaccagtggtgggcaacctgcgccCCGCATGAGGCCCATCAGTCTGCCCGCTGCTTCCTacagctcccatcagccaggaacagcgaactgcggccactgggagctgcggggggctgtgcctggggacggtcaacatcagcaaaatgtctcacggcccgcaatcagcttaccctgatgTGCCGCAtgctgcccaccactgctccagaCCAAGTGGGTACAttcacactgatatttttagcctcACAGTGCAAGGCCCGTGAGCCCAATTCAGTCAATCCGGGCTCCGAGACTAGCtgcctggtttttttttgtttttgttttcctgaagTATAGACACACCCTTGGTTGCTTTAGCCCAACAGAGCCACTTTTTCAGCTCCCAAGTCCCGTGTGGCTCATTTGGTGCCCACCCTCCTCTTTTTGAAGTCCTCTGCTTCTTTACTCAGTGCCCCCTCTTGGAGCTTCAGCAGTTTCATCTATTGGTGCATTTTTGTCATAGATGACCATAACATGTTTGAGGAGAGTTGCCTAGAGATTACTTTTCTGGCTGCTTGTAACACTCCAGTCCTCTTCTATACATTTAGCAGCTTCGCTGTCTTCACTTTATACTTCTGATGTCTCCAGATGCTGTATTCCATAATGGCTATATTAATCAGCACTCAAGTCATAGTAGTCGCAGAGCAAACAATGTTCCAACTCCTGAAGAAAATATCACATACTACAAATATATTAGCAGCAAATAGATTAGGAAGTTAGGCTGTTTTTTCAAATGTCTGAGCTAATTCATACACCATTATCCCTACTTTTATTTCAAATTTGCACACACTAATATTTGCAGCTTTTGCAAGGATGCTAAGGAAAGGATAATTGCAATAAAGGAGTGATGCATCTCGCCATTTCCACATACCATACcacataccataccataccataccataagATGATTATTAACTTGCTTATTATCACTAATTATGAAACTTGTTGGCCAAGGATGTTTGCTAGTAACACCCAAATTAAGACTGATCTCAAAATAAACTTCCTTTACTCTTCAAAAGGAATTGGGGATCTTGGGATGCTTGAGCCCCCGTTCAGTGTGAGCTCTCACGCGTACCACAACTGGCATGCGTGCGATGTGTGTGCACGGGATATCGCAGCAGGGGTATGACACCACTCACaaatgggggaggaagggcatGCTCATCAGGAGCTCCCCTGTGGCCTGAAATAGCAGACCCAGTCCCCTCTGCTGCTCGATCAAGCTATGTCCCCTCTGAGGGGCACAGACGAGACACACCGGCCTAGATGAGCTCGCCCACGGCACATGCGGCCGGGACACGCCCCCCACAGCGAGTGCAGCATTTCACCAGCACCAGACACTGACTCACTGAGGGGCACCGGGCCGGGGGCAGATGGCCCcggcgttggggggggggggtccagtgaCACGCACGCGAACCCCACGGCAAGGACTCGGGTCAGCGATCGCCCGCTGCGCCCAGCCCCAACCCTGCgggcccgccccctccccggccggGGCGAGCAGGGCCCGGCGCCGCGCTCACCTGCAGGTCCTGCACGGACACCTCGAGCGCGGTGAGGTAGAAGTAGGGGACGCCGCTGCCGCGGGGCCCGGGCGGCCCGTCGCTCAGCGAGAAGACGTTGGCGAAGGGGCGGCCCCGCAGCGGCTCGCGCGCGGAGAGCGTGGCCAGCGCGCCCCAGTCGCACTGGTGAGCCACGTAGCGGGCCACGCGCGCCGCGTCCTCATGCGGCGGGATCCCGGCCCCCGCGCCGACCACCAGCGcccacaggaggaggaggagaatcacCCGCTGCCTCATAGCTAAGAGCGTAACTAACTCTGCTCGCCGCGGGTGGCCAGGCGGTTTCCTCCTGAAGGGGCGGGACCACGCCACTCTCAGCCAATGGGCACCCGCCACCCGGCCCTCTCCACCAATGAGGGCGCGTTGGAGGCGGAACAGTACTTCAGTGGGGCGTGGTCATTCTGCTTTCAGCCAATGGGCGCACACCGCCCTCTCATGTCCGCCAATGAGCTCTGCCAGAGGGCGGGGCGAATGGGCACGAAGTCCATCGCTGGTAAACATAACCGATTCTCGCAGCGGCTCTGTGCGGCGGAAGGAGTCGCTCCTATGTCAGCCAATGAATAAAGCCCCTTCGCAATCTCCTCCAATAACGACTCGCCCTGGGCGGGCGGAGGCGGGGTTAAAGCGGCTTGGGGCGGAGGGAGTGGCACTCACACGCTGCTACTGGTTAGGTGAAACATAAACAAACTGGTCACGTGGTGGGAGGGGCCCCTGACTCCCCAGGCCGCGGCGGGCGCGAGCTGCTGCGGGTCACTCTCCTCGCAGCCCTCGGGCCCAGGCTACGGGGGCCGTTTGGTgccgggggctgtggggggagcgcCCCAGGTTTGGCCCAAGCACCCTGCCCCCTCGAGGATTTTTTGCACGGCTGTTGCCAGGGTGGCGTAACGGCAGGGGGTAGGGCTGCCCCCTGGTTTTGCAAGAGCTGCTCCCTGGACACCATGGATTTGTAGAGCggcattgtgctaggctctgttccatggtctgtgcctttcctcaTGGCTCCTAAGCTGCTCTTAGCTTTTTTGATGGCTGCTGCGcactaagcagatgttttcacagaactatccacagtgactccaagctCTCcttcttgaggggtaacagctaatttagatgaTGGAGCCCATCATGCTGGATTatcttgggattatgttttccaatgtgcattaccttgcatttatcaacattaaatttaatctgtcattttgttgcccagtaactCAGTTTGGGGAGAGCCCTTTGTAACTCATAGTTAAATCCAGAACTGACTGCCATCTTGAATACTTTTGTATCAACTGCAGACTTTGAAATCTCACTCTTTACCCCCTttttagatcatttatgaatatgttgaacagcactcatcccagtacagaccctttgctatttacctctctccactgtgaaaactgaccatttattcgtcttctttctttcctatcttttaaccaattagtGATCAGTAAGAGggcctttcctcttatcccatgactgcctattTTGctaaattacaggtttcagagtaacagccgtgttagtctgtattcgtaaaaagaaaaggagtacttgtggcaccttagagactaaccagtttatttgagcatgagctttcgtgagctacagctcacttcatcggatgcatagcatatcgtggaaactgcagaagacattatatacacacagagaccatgaaacaaaacttcctcccacctcactcccccgctggcaacagcttatctaaagtgatcctcaagtagagccatttccagcacaaatccaggttttctcacccttccccccccacacacacacatacaaattcactctcctgctggcaacagcccatccccctttgaaaccccgccatttccagcacaaatccaggttttctcaccctttcccccccacacacacacatacaaattcactctcctgctggcaacagcccatccccctttgaaacccctttataaagaggggtttcaaagggggatgggctgttgccagcaggagagtgaatttgtatgtgtgtggggggggggggaagggtgagaaaacctggatttgtgctggaaatggctctacttgaggatcactttagataagctgttgccagcgggggagtgaggtgggaggaagttttgtttcatggtctctgtgtgtatataatgtcttctgcagtttccacgatatgctatgcatccgatgaagtgagctgtagctcacgaaagctcatgctcaaataaactggttagtctctaaggtgccacaagtactccttttcttattttgctaaagagcctttggtgagggaccttgtcaacagctttctgaaagtccacacTCTATacacttgtccacatgtttgttgacccactcaaagaattctaacagattggtgaggcataatttccctttagaaaagccatattgactcttccccaacatatcatgttcatttatgtgtctgataattctgttctttactatagtttcaaccaatttacgtGGTAGTGAatttaggcttactggcctctaATTGCGCATCACCTCtggaccctttttaaaaaatcagcaataTGTATCAGGAATGCTAAGTCTTGTTTTCCCTGACTTTTGCTGAAAGACTGGAGAGAAGTCTACCTTCCTACTCTAGTTATATCTATATTGCAGTCAAAAGGTGATTGCAGCTTGATTAGACATACCAAAACTAGC carries:
- the CREG1 gene encoding protein CREG1 produces the protein MRQRVILLLLLWALVVGAGAGIPPHEDAARVARYVAHQCDWGALATLSAREPLRGRPFANVFSLSDGPPGPRGSGVPYFYLTALEVSVQDLQVDANASLTVSLAQTPYCKKKGYDPQNPLCAHVIFSGTVDKVNDTEAVFAKLSLFSRHPEMASWPRDHNWFFAKFNITNIWVLDYFGGLKTVTPQEYYNVTPLVEENPGYYRHTN